Genomic DNA from Verrucomicrobiota bacterium:
TGGCAGCCTCCTCTCTGACAGCGGATCGACAATTGTCCACCACTACGCCTTTGGACACGCCGCCGCTCGGAGTGTTCCAGACGACCGCGAGCGTCGGCTCAGATGCAGAGCGAGCGCCCTCACGCCCGTTGAAGCCCTGCCGTCGGGGGCGGCGTGCGTCGGTCGTGAGAATCTCTGGTGGGCCTTTCCCCCTCGGGTGGCTTCCAGGCGAACATCGTGTCGGGGATGTCCAAGTCAAGCGTCACTTCCGGCCAGTCCTCGTAACAGACGACGTCATGACTCACCCGGACGAGCTGTCTTCAGCTTGCCGGATGTAGATGGTCGCCTTTGAACAGCCAGAGATGCCAGCTTCGCTGGCCCTCCAAGATGCTCTCCTCGATGTGGCGGACCTCGTCCGCTACTCCCCGCCGCAGCGGATGATCGTGAAGGCCCCGGGGTCGCAGATCAACGGCTTCGGCGCGAGGGCCGACGGTCTCGCCGAGCAGGTCAGTCTGAGGACAGGCTGCGGCTCGGCGGCACGCCCCACCAATCACGACCGGAGGGGCTGTGTCCTGGCGTGTTGGAGACGCCTCGTCCGTACCGGTTCCCGGGTCCAGCTCACTCGGAGATGCCGGGCGACTCGAGCAACGTAGCGGTGCCGTCGCCGTGGGCGTAGGTGGACACTCCCTCGAGGATGAGTTTGCCGTTCTCGCGACGCGCCTTAAAGAACTGATCGGTAACCCTCGGTTTCTCCTTCCCCCTGCTGCTCAGCAAGACAAGGTACCCGCCCATGGTGACCCGCCACGTCCAGTTGACGGAGAAACCCCGTTTCACATCGACTGCGCCATTATCAAGGAACACGATGACCTTGGTCAGGCGTAATGACTGCCAGTCTTTGGCCTCCTCCTCGGACCAAACAAACGTCTTGCCCAGGAAGTCGGCCTCGGTCAGCCGGATCGACTCGGCCAGGTCGTAGCCGTGTGCGAGACCCTTCTTGCCCTTGTTCGGTCCATCGAGGATCACGAGGTGGTAGTTCGAATCCACGTTGTCGATGATCGTGGCGAACGTGTCTTTGGTGATCCTGGCCGCTACACCGGAGCGGACGTAGTTGCCGATCTCCGTGGTGTCTTTGCGCGCGATGGCCCGCTCAAGGACCTGCGAGAACCGTTCATCGATGATGAGGTACCCGTCCTGGCGGTAGACAACGCGGGTATCGGGCCTGTAAGGATCGTGTCGCCGCCGCGACGCCTGCGTTGCGGTCGTGTCCGAAAGGGGCGCTCGCAGGTTCGCGCCGCACTCGCGCGGATCCTGGGCGAGGAACGGCGCAACGATCGCGCGCCCGCGGCCAGGCTGGTCGAGTCCGTCGATGACGGTGACCAGGTTGGCCCCGGCGCCTGACTTGCGGAGCGTCGGCATGTCGAATACTCCCCAGTAGTTGCCAGTGAAGTCCTGCTCGGCCGTCGTGTCAACCACCACGCTGTACCGGCCCGGTTGGATCCGGCAACCGTGCACGGTCAAGGCGCTTTCGCCGCTGATTCTGAACGTGATGCCCCGGCCCGCGGTGACGACGGATCTCTCGATTGTGGCCGTGGACCCGTCGGCGTCAACGCCCCCTTCCTCGCCGCCGTAGATCGAGCAGCTCAATGCCTCGAGCCGGCTTCCGCTCAGGGCAATGCTGCGTTTCGCCGACCCGATCTTGGTGTTCTTGATCACGCAGGCCGAACCGGTCGTCATGCGAATGGCCGTCTCCTTCGCGGTGATCTCGCAATCCGTGATCTCGACTCCGGTTGCACCTTCAAGAACCAGGGCCTCGGTAGCGTCGCGGATCTCCACCAGGGCGAGGGAAGAGCCGGCCGTGCCGCGCAGGACGATGCCGTGCCACTGCGGCCTCCGGGAGGGCTCCGGGGCAAGGACAATGCGCCTCCTGGCGGAGCCCTGAGCGACGATCTTGCCGTCGACGACGATCTTCGACTTCGACTCGGCGTGGATCGTGACGCCCGGCTCGATGCGCAACTCGGCTCCGGCGGGTACGACAAACGTCCCTCTCAACCTGTAGACCGGGCCCGCGGCAAGAGTCGCGGTCTCTCCGTAGAGGCGCCCGGTGAGGATCGCAACCTCAGCATCCTGCTCGGTAGCCGCCTGGACAGCCCTCCACCATCCGCAGGACGCCGCGAGAGCCACGACGCACGCGAGCAGCCTCGGTATCCTGACAAGTCCGATGCACATGGCGCGCTCTCCTGGGGGTCTACTGTAACGCGCCGTCGGCCGGCTGCTTCTCATCCTCGGCGGGCAGTTCGTCGAGCCGGCGGAGCACGTCGCCCACATAGGCTTGCGGCTTCTCCTGGCTGGCTGCGTGGACCATCTGCACGAACTGCTTGGGCGTGATGCCCTTGATCTGCAGCAACTCGACAAACTGGGCCGGCGTGATGCCCGCCAGATAGGGTTGGACCACGACGCGCTCGATGACCAGCGCGGTCTTCATGCCCGATTCGGCGGTTTTATAGCCACGCGCGCCTCTCACCACGCCTGTGCGGTCGTCCTTGTCCAGCGAGTAGGTCCTGTCGGTGACGAGATGGCCCGTGGGCCATCCCTCGAGACTGACCCAGAAGTGCTCGCCATTCTTCGGGCTGATCTCCGCCAGCGCCGTCTTCTCGTCGTGAACAAACCTGACCCGAAAACTCCTTTCGAGCGCCCCGATCTCGCCAGCGGCGAACTTCTCCAAGACGGCGGTGCCGAACGACTCGAGGGCGACGAGGTCCCCCCGGTTGTAGGCGAGTTGGCGTTGACGCAGCTTGGCGCGGGCTTCGTTCAGCTCGCGCTCGAGGTGGGCGATCTGTTCCTGGAGCATCTCCCGGCCGCGGACCTCGTTCGGCGTCAGGCCGAACGTCCCGCCTAGGCGGACGCGTGCCTTCGTGTCGGCGAGCTTCTTCTCGATCTTCGCGATCTCCTCGGGGCCCGTCACCGTCACGTACCGCTGGTGCCATCGGATCGCGCCGAGGACGTACTCGTATGCGCTGGCAGGCACGCGCTCGTAGCCGCCTTGCTCGGACCATATGTAGGCGTGGCAGAAATAGCCGATCGATGAGTTCCAGATAGCCTGTTCCTGTGCGGTGAATTCCTGCAGAGGCGGGGGTACGGCGTCGGCCGAAGCCGCCGGGGACGCGGCCCGCGAGCCGCCGACAGCAACCCAGACGCTCAGCCCCAACAGGGTGACGCGGAAGGCAAGACTCCTGCTCATGGCACGTTTCCCCACCACGGTTGCCGGAAGTTGCTCGGTCGTAGCTTAGCCCGTCGCAGGCGCTCGGTCCAGGGGAAAACCATGCATGCTGGGACGCCTTCGAGCGCGCTATTCGCTCCCGCAGCGCAAGGTGGTGAAGCCCCAGGGCGGTAGATCGACGGCTTCGAGCAACGGCCCCTCCGTCTCCCCGAAGAGGCTGCTCTGGCGGACGGCCTGTGGCGCACCCGAGCGCCACTCGATGGTCGCGCGGACGGCGTGGTCCGTGGGGTTGTACAGGCGCACGAGGTAAGCGCGGCCGTTGGAGGCCGGCCTGAGCAAGGTAACGATCACCTCCTCGGACTGGACCACGAAGGGAAAGGCGGGCGGCAGCGGCGCATCGGCTGCGGGTGCAACGATGAGCGGTTGGCTGCACTCGATGCCGAAACGCTGCGCGGCCGCCGCGTCGAACGGGCCGTGAGGCCGGATGACGTAACGGAAGATGGTCGGCCCGCCCTGCTCGGCCTTGTAGTTGGTATGCCAGTGGTTGTTCATCGCCCAGGAGTAGATCGTCTGCGACGGCGCGATATGCTCGATCCAGTTCTCCGGGTCGGTAAGCGAGCCGATCCGGTCGGCGGTCAGAGCGCCGACCTCGACGAGCGGGGCATCGAGCGTGGCCCAGGTGACGCCGATGTCGTCGTTCGAGACGTCCACAAAACGCTGGACGGTGAACCAGTTCTTGCACGCGCCGGGAAGCTGGTCAGCCTCGGGCCGCATCACAGCCCACGCGAGGTCCATGTGCATCTGGCCGCCGGGGACGTTGAACGCGAAGCCGAAATGGACGCCCTCCTTCTCACGAACGGCTTCCTTGTCAACGGTGTCGATGATCTCGACGTAGTCGAGGCCGTCGATCACGCGGACCTCCCGGAGAAGCTTGCGGCACCCGGGCGCATCGGACTCGACAAGCAGCGACGTGACGAGCGGACCGGCTTCCTTGACGGTGATCTTCACCGGCCCGTTGGGTTGCGCACCGGCGGCGTCGCTGCCGAGCATGTAGCGATAGCCGTTGACGGCGACGGCCGCATCGCCGTCGACGAATTCGTTCCCCGCGGCGTCGCGCAGGCTGACGATCTCGCCGGTCGTCTCATCCACGCGCACGCTGAGCTGCGACGTGGTGAGCGTCGTTCCTTCGGCGCGCGCGCCGACAACGGCGTTCGCGTTGGCGGGCCTGCCGGCGGGACCCTGCGCACAGAAGTACCGCACGACTGAAAACGGCGGCACGCCCAGCGCAAGGAACACGGACTCGCCCGTCGAAAGCCGCTGCACGGGCATGAAAGAGTCAGGCGCGTTCGTCACGATGTCGCCGGCGATCACCAGCTCCGCCGGCAGCGTCACCAAGCCGGTTCGAGGCCACGACGAGGTGTTGAACACATCGATGGCCGTCACTTTGCCGTCGGTCGACCGGTCACCTAGAGCTTCGACCAGCAGCTCCTGCGACTGCTTCGCGCCGGCGAGGGCGAACGCCTGCTTGTACTCCCACTGCTGCGTGACAAACGGCGCGTCCGGCTCCTCGATGCTGTTCCAGGCGCCCCACGTGTGCTCGTCGTAGAGGAGCACGTTGCGCCACGCCTCGTCGAATGCTTTGGGGGGGTACGTGCCCGGCGCGAGCATGGCGAAGAGCGTCTCGGCCTGGACAAGGCGCTCGGCCGCGTCGCGCGTCAGCGCCGTCTCACGCGCCGACGAGCCGGCGCCGTCCTCCCAGTACGGCGTGAAGTCGCCGCGCACCTCGGGAATCTGGTCGCCGTAGCGCGCCTCGAAGTCGGCGCACATGCGCGTCGTCGTCGCGATCACCAGGTGCGGCGCGACGTGCGTCTCGTTCCACTCGCGGACGAAGTCGCTCATCTCGGGATCGGGCGGGCCGTTGTCGCCGCCGATGCTGTAGCGCAACTGGACAAGGTCGTACGGGTAGTCGGCCTCTTCCAGACGGTCGAGGTACCCCAGCAGGAGATGCTCGCCGTCCTCGCTGAGACTGCCCCCGCCGTACGCGCCATGGAAGTACGAATAGCCGTCCGTCATCCAGCACAGGATGCGCTCCTTGCCCGACGGGCTGAGCCAGTAGAACGCCTTGTTCCCCCACGCGTCGATCGTGCGCCCGATCCGGTCGTCCTCGTTCGGCCCGATCGACAGGTACTTCACGCCGACCTGCGCGAGCACGGGCACGAGGCCCCACGTGTAGCCGGGCACGTCGGTGATCATGGCCGACTGCAGCGGCACGCCGCATTCGTTCGACATGTCGTGGGCATACTCGACTAGACGGACCAGTTCCTCGGGCCGGCACAGGCCCGTCAGCTCGTTGCCATACAGCGCGTCCAGCTCGATCCAGCCAGCCTTCACGGCCTCGACGAATGCCTGCCGCTGCTCGGGCGTCGCCTTCTTCAGGTACACGTCGACGGGCCACATCACCTCCACGTTCCAGCGGAACTGCGCGTCTCTCGGGTAGTCAGCCGTCTTGCGCGCAATCTTCATCGCCATGTCGAGGTACTTCCGATGCATCTCCTCGATCTCGGCCTGGAGGTGCGTGTAGCCGATATCGACGTGCGTATGCGCCAGCAGGTAGATGACCCACGGCCGAACGGGCTTGAGCTCGATCCGCTGCTCGGCCAGCGTCGTCTTCGCATCCGGCCTCTCGACGACAATGCGGGCCTGCGTCGCCTTCTCCACCGTCGGTGCCGCAACCGTTACCGTCTGCTCGCCCGCGTGGAGTTGGACGGCGGCCGGAGCCGCCTCACCTACCTTGACGTTCGCCTGGACATCGTCGCCGGTGTGTTCGATCACCAGCTCCACCTGTTGCGTCTCGCTCCCGTCGCCGCTCTTCAACAGCACGGGCAGCATGCGGGCATTCTGGATCGTCGTCGTCGAAGTCATTGGCGCGTCCGATGAAGTGCTTGCCTGGTTTGGGTTGCATCCCCCGAGAAGGACGAGGCCGGAGCACAGGAACAGAAGAATACGAGTCATCTCTCTCTCCAACCGCCTACGGCCGGCGTGGTCCTACGCGGCACGGTGTTCAGTCAACGATCTCGGTACGACGCACCAGCGCGGCACGGATACTGTGCATCAGTGGAGCGTCGCGCTCCTTGTCGAACCAGATGTAAGGCATCTTGAGCCAGTGATACCGGATCGGAGGATTTCGTCTCATCTCGGGATCTTCGTCATCGTACCTTGGATGGATGTGTGCATGAAGCGCGCGATCCGTATTGCCGAGGATCGAGTAGTTGATGATCGAGGGACGCACCACCTCGATGAGCGCATCGCCGATCGCCGTCATGTCCGTGAGGAACTGCTGCCGCTCCGCAGGGGCCAGGTCGTTCAGGTTGTCGCGGATGGGATCGGCCAGCAGCAGGCTGTATCCTCTCAGTCGCTGATCGTCGCCGAGCACAACCCAGCCGGAACGCACCCGGCAGATGACCGTCGGGTTCTCGCCCCGCCGAGCCTGGTCAACGCGCTCATGGATGACTGTTGGGTAGCTCATACTGCTACCCCCGCCTTGGGACGGGCCGGCCGAGGCGCCGGAGGACGGCCTTCATGTCGTCCCAAACCTCGCGTTTGCCCGCCGGATTGCGGAGCAGATAGGCGGGGTGGAAGGTGGGCATCAGGGCGATGCCGTGCCAGTCGAACCACTGGCCGCGCAGCTTGCCCATGGGGGCGGTGGTGTCGAGCAGCGTCTGCGCGGCGTGGCGGCCGAGGGCGACGATGATCTTGGGACGAATGATCTCGATCTGCTCGAGCATGAACGGCGAGCAGTTGGCGACCTCGTCCGGTTGCGGGTCGCGATTGCCGGGCGGGCGGCACTTGATGACATTGAGGATGTAGACGTCGCGCCGCTCGAGGCCCATGGCCTGGATGATCTTGGTGAGCAGTTGGCCGGCGCGGCCGACGAACGGCTCGCCCTGGACGTCTTCATCCGCGCCCGGCGCCTCACCGGCGAAGACGAGCTCGGCGTTCGGGTTGCCGGCGCCGAAGACGATCTTGTTCCGGTTCTCGACGAGGATCGGGCAGCGTTGGCAGTCGCCGATGTACGCCTGGAGCTCGGCGAGCGAGCGCCGCGAGCGCCGATAGGTGCATGTTCGCCCCGCCGCCGTCTCCTGGCGCACGTAGCGATCGAGGTCGTCGAGCACGCGGCCGATGGCGAGCCCGAAGTCTGTGCTGAAATCCGTCACGCCGCCTCCTGTGATCGGCATGGATGATAGCAGACCGAAACCAAATGAGGAAGCCTCTCGCAGGGGGCGCGGAGTCCGTAGAGGAACCTTGTCTGTTCGTTTTGTCTCTGCGAACTCTGCGCGCACGCGCGTCCTCGTGCGCCTGTGCGAGATCCCGTCCTACCCGACGAGCCAGTAGACCAGCGCGACGACGCCGATGAGGTAGAAGCCGGCGTCGGTGACGACCTCGGTGGTCAGTCCGGCGGCGAGGACGCCGCGGTTGTAGAGCACAACACAGAGAAGCGCGTACACCGGACCGACGAGCAGCCACAGCCCGAGTGGGCTCGTCCAACCGGCGAGGACGCCGACGACGAGGGCCGCCGCGCAGACGCCGAGCAGCCCGTAGAGCAGGCGCTTGGTCCAGTCGCGGCCGATGATGATCGGCACGGTCTCATTGCCGACCATGAGGTCGCCCTGGATGTCGCGCATGTCGAGCACCATGGTGCGCGCGAACACGATCGTGAAGGCGAACAGAAACGCCACGCCGCCGCCGAGCAGCCGGTGCGTGCTCCAGCGTGCCGTGTCCTCGAACAGCGGCAGCACGACAGTGATGACCGCCCACGCACCCGCGATACCAAGGTCCTTCGACGACGGGATGTCGCGCATGCGGCGCAGCCGTCTCGCCACGAAGCGCGGCACGATGGGCAGGCTGTAGATAAGGCCCATAAGCGTGAGGAAACAGACGATGGCGAACGGCACCCACCCAAGCACGGCCGACAGCCCGATTCCCGTTGCCGCCGCAACGACGCCCAGCGGAATGAGCACGCGCTTGTACCGTTCGAGGAAGGCGTGCTTGTGCGACTCCTTGTAGAGCGCGTACTCGGGGTCGGTGAAGTGGTTGAGGATGTGGCAGGCGAACACGTAGCACGCGGCGACGGCGATCGGCAGCGGCATCGGCGGCGCCGCCTCTCGCGCCGTGCGCAGCAGGGCAATGCAGGCGAAGCAAAGCAGGCCCGCACCGATGCCGACGTAGAGGTCGCTCTTGACGAGGAAATCGAGCAGCAGGCCGACGGCGCGCGCCGCCCACGGCTTGCGCGTACGGCCGATGGCCTGGAGTTCGGCGATCACTTTCTCGATGAGCCAGTTGGGCGTCGACGCCCCGGCAGTGACCCCGACCACGTCGTGCCCGGCGAGCGCGGCTGCGTCGAGCTCGTCGGCATCCTCGACAAGGTACGCGTTGACGCCGAGTCCGCGCGCGATGCTCGCGAGCCGCTGCGTGTTGGCGCTGTGGGCGCCGCCGACCACGACGATGGCGTCGCAGCGCTTGGCGAGGCGGCGCACTTCGTCCTGGCGCTCAACGGTGGCGTTGCACACCGTGTCGAACACCTTCATCCGCACGCCACGCTCGCGCAGGGCGGCAACCACACGCTCGAAGAACGCCCGGTCCTGCGTGCTCTGGGCGACGACGCACAGCGGCGCATCGGCGGGCACGGCGTCCAGATCGGCCTCGGTCTCGACGACCATGCCGCGATCGCCCGTGTGGCCGAGCAAGCCGACGACTTCGGCGTGCCCCTTATCGCCGACGATGAGACCGGTGAAGCCCTTCTCCGTGTAGCGGTCCAGGATGCGCTGGATGCGCAACACCAGCGGGCAGGTGGCGTCGAGGCAGGCGAGGCCGGCTTCCTCAATGGCGCGCCGCACGCGCGGGGGCACGCCGTGGGCGCGGATGACTACCGTGCCGCCGGGCGGGGCTTCGTGGATCTCCTCGACCACGCGCACCCCGTTGCGTTGGAGCATCTCGACCGTGTGCCGGTTGTGGATGAGCGGGCCGATGGTAACCAGCTCGCGGGCAGCAATCCCGGCCGACTTGCCCGGTGAGGACGCCCTGCCAGACTCCACGGCCGCGGCTGTTCCCGCAGCCGCCAGGACCAAGTCGACGGCCCGGCGCACGCCCATGCAGAAGCCGGCGGTCTTGGCGACGATGATCTTCATTGGGCAGTGCGTCCGTGTTCGCTGGAGAACTGGGGATCATCTCCAGTCTCTCCGGCTGAGCCGAAGACACCGAGAGGAGCCCACGGCAGAGACTGGTCGCTGTCCCGCTCCGCGTAGGGCATGCGTTCAGCCCCCGCGGGGGGCGGCATGGTGGTAGCCACGCGCGTGAGCCCGTGGACTACGGGCGGGACAGTGTCCACAAGCCCCCGCAGGGGGCGGCATCTGCGCCCCGTCTTTGTCATGTGCCGCCCCCTGCGGGGGCTTGTTTGGAGGAAGGGCAGAGCCGTTCCTGGTTCCACGGGCTGACGCCCGAGGCTACACGGTGTTGCCCGCTGCGCGGGCTACGTCGGTTGTGGTGGTGCTTCATGGGACGCATAGCTGCCTGTGGCCTCTCCCCATTGTGACCATGGCGGGGACCGTGTCAAGCCACAGCGACGGACGTCGCGCCTTCCGGGCGCGGCGACCCGCCCGGCATTCCGGTGCGGGCGCGCAACCACGCATGCCGTCAATAGCCTGCCGCATCTCGAGGGGCACCGAAGGCCGGGCGATACGGGGGGCCTCGGCCTGCTGAAGTCCTTGTCCTTCGACCATGGCCGACACATCAGGACGTCGGAACCGCCCGCTATCGGGACCGTATAACAGGATGAGGCGGTTGCTCGGAACAACAGGTATTGGGAGTGTGACACATGGAAAGGACGATCCGTACGCAGTGGTTTCGCTTGGGCGCGCTGCTGGCCCTCGGCCTGGCAGTGGTTGCGCTCGCGCTGCCGTCTCTCTGCGGCGGCGCTACGGGCGACGAACCGGACAAGCAGGACGCCGACCAAGGCGAAGGCACCGTTCGCGAGGACGGCGCCAAGGACCGGGCCGACAAGGATGACGCCGACTTCCGCATCGAGCTCGACAAGCTCGAGGGCGAAGACCTCGACAAAGCCATCGACGCCCAAATCGAGGAGATGCGCCGGCGCATCGAAGAGCTCGAACGCGACATGGACGAGATGACGGAGCGCCGGCTCAGAGAGCCTGGCGCCGAC
This window encodes:
- a CDS encoding right-handed parallel beta-helix repeat-containing protein; the encoded protein is MCIGLVRIPRLLACVVALAASCGWWRAVQAATEQDAEVAILTGRLYGETATLAAGPVYRLRGTFVVPAGAELRIEPGVTIHAESKSKIVVDGKIVAQGSARRRIVLAPEPSRRPQWHGIVLRGTAGSSLALVEIRDATEALVLEGATGVEITDCEITAKETAIRMTTGSACVIKNTKIGSAKRSIALSGSRLEALSCSIYGGEEGGVDADGSTATIERSVVTAGRGITFRISGESALTVHGCRIQPGRYSVVVDTTAEQDFTGNYWGVFDMPTLRKSGAGANLVTVIDGLDQPGRGRAIVAPFLAQDPRECGANLRAPLSDTTATQASRRRHDPYRPDTRVVYRQDGYLIIDERFSQVLERAIARKDTTEIGNYVRSGVAARITKDTFATIIDNVDSNYHLVILDGPNKGKKGLAHGYDLAESIRLTEADFLGKTFVWSEEEAKDWQSLRLTKVIVFLDNGAVDVKRGFSVNWTWRVTMGGYLVLLSSRGKEKPRVTDQFFKARRENGKLILEGVSTYAHGDGTATLLESPGISE
- a CDS encoding uracil-DNA glycosylase, coding for MPITGGGVTDFSTDFGLAIGRVLDDLDRYVRQETAAGRTCTYRRSRRSLAELQAYIGDCQRCPILVENRNKIVFGAGNPNAELVFAGEAPGADEDVQGEPFVGRAGQLLTKIIQAMGLERRDVYILNVIKCRPPGNRDPQPDEVANCSPFMLEQIEIIRPKIIVALGRHAAQTLLDTTAPMGKLRGQWFDWHGIALMPTFHPAYLLRNPAGKREVWDDMKAVLRRLGRPVPRRG
- the ispH gene encoding 4-hydroxy-3-methylbut-2-enyl diphosphate reductase; this translates as MKIIVAKTAGFCMGVRRAVDLVLAAAGTAAAVESGRASSPGKSAGIAARELVTIGPLIHNRHTVEMLQRNGVRVVEEIHEAPPGGTVVIRAHGVPPRVRRAIEEAGLACLDATCPLVLRIQRILDRYTEKGFTGLIVGDKGHAEVVGLLGHTGDRGMVVETEADLDAVPADAPLCVVAQSTQDRAFFERVVAALRERGVRMKVFDTVCNATVERQDEVRRLAKRCDAIVVVGGAHSANTQRLASIARGLGVNAYLVEDADELDAAALAGHDVVGVTAGASTPNWLIEKVIAELQAIGRTRKPWAARAVGLLLDFLVKSDLYVGIGAGLLCFACIALLRTAREAAPPMPLPIAVAACYVFACHILNHFTDPEYALYKESHKHAFLERYKRVLIPLGVVAAATGIGLSAVLGWVPFAIVCFLTLMGLIYSLPIVPRFVARRLRRMRDIPSSKDLGIAGAWAVITVVLPLFEDTARWSTHRLLGGGVAFLFAFTIVFARTMVLDMRDIQGDLMVGNETVPIIIGRDWTKRLLYGLLGVCAAALVVGVLAGWTSPLGLWLLVGPVYALLCVVLYNRGVLAAGLTTEVVTDAGFYLIGVVALVYWLVG